The Mycolicibacterium mucogenicum DSM 44124 genomic sequence TGCAGCTCGACGTCGACGACGCCCTGCGTGGGCACGTGTTCGCCGTCCAGGACGCGCTGTTCTGGATGGCGTTCATCGTCGCGATCACGGTATCGGCGGCCGTAATCCCGGACGACGGCAAGTCGTCGGCACTGATGGCCGCCGGCTCCGTCGTCTACCTCGTGGGCATGGCCCTGCACGCGACGCTGGGCAAGCGCAGCAGAACCAGCGGTACCGTCTAGGGTGCTGCCATGGCCCCCAATGCTGCTGCCGGTGTCATCGCCGATCTGCGTGCCGAAAGTGACGACCTGGACCGTCTGGTCGCCGACCTGCCACCCGCCGAGTGGGCCACTGCGACCCCGGCCGAAGGCTGGACCATCGCTCACCAGATCGCGCATCTGTGGTGGACCGACCAGGTGTCGGTGCTGGCGGTGACCGACGAGGAAGCCTTCGCCGCGACGCTCACCGAGGCCTGGAAGAACCCGCTCGGCTTCGTCGACGTGGCGGCCGAAGAACTCGCGCAGACGCCGCCGGCAGAGATGCTGGCGCAGTGGCGCGCCACCCGGACCACGCTGCACGACGCATTGGAAGGTGTTGCCGACGGCCGCAAGCTGCCGTGGTTCGGCCCGCCGATGAGCGCCGCGTCCATGGCGAGCGCGCGGCTGATGGAGACCTGGGCGCACGGCGCTGACGTCGCCGACACGCTCGGGGTCCGGCGTGAGCCGACGGCCCGGCTCAAGTCGATCGCGCACATCGGCGTTCGGACAAGGGATTTCGCGTTCACGCTCCACGAGCTGACCCCGCCGGCCGACGTGTTTCACGTGGAACTTTCCGCCCCCGACGGCTCGGTGTGGACCTGGGGTCCGGACGACTCCGCACAGCGGGTCACCGGCTCGGCCGAGGACTTCTGCCTCCTGGTCACGCAGCGGCGGCCGCTGCGGGAACTCAACGTCAAGGCCGTCGGCGACGACGCGCAGAAGTGGCTGACCATCGCCCAGGCCTTCGCCGGGCCGCCCGGAGCCGGCCGCGACTGAGCTCGCGCCGGCTCACCGAAAGGGACCAAAT encodes the following:
- a CDS encoding TIGR03084 family metal-binding protein, which encodes MAPNAAAGVIADLRAESDDLDRLVADLPPAEWATATPAEGWTIAHQIAHLWWTDQVSVLAVTDEEAFAATLTEAWKNPLGFVDVAAEELAQTPPAEMLAQWRATRTTLHDALEGVADGRKLPWFGPPMSAASMASARLMETWAHGADVADTLGVRREPTARLKSIAHIGVRTRDFAFTLHELTPPADVFHVELSAPDGSVWTWGPDDSAQRVTGSAEDFCLLVTQRRPLRELNVKAVGDDAQKWLTIAQAFAGPPGAGRD